The following proteins are co-located in the Doryrhamphus excisus isolate RoL2022-K1 chromosome 3, RoL_Dexc_1.0, whole genome shotgun sequence genome:
- the LOC131125613 gene encoding solute carrier family 12 member 6-like isoform X1 — translation MASVRFTVTPTKAEDLPGLPDTSPEISSRSGTHVRFGSRESVSRSEPPSDASGGVTTAAGGGGTETPDHVNMEQGDGNSKIASVYINNSHGVDDDDFYDRNLALFEEEMDTRPKVSSLLSRLANYTNLTQGAKEHEEAESIGEKKKASKSAPPQSPQMGTFMGVYLPCLQNIFGVILFLRLTWVVGTAGVLQGLCIVFICCCCTLLTAISMSAIATNGVVPAGGSYFMISRSLGPEFGGAVGLCFYLGTTFAGAMYILGAIEILLMYIAPDAAIFAAKGLEGEGAAMLNNMRVYGSVCLLLMSLLVFVGVKYVNKLASVFLACVIVSIVSIYVGALVSAFKPPNFPVCMLGNRTMNGHDLVDNQCAKTVLLPDEREDVNVTLPIAEPNTTILLTFEPTLTPTSTVTEKTTYLWSRFCQSTELNATCDDYFSTNNFSRIKGIPGLASGIIADNLWSSYLSKGDVVEKSSLSSSRGAQSASTQQPYVFADITTSFTLLVGIFFPSVTGIMAGSNRSGDLKDAQRSIPIGTILAILTTSVVYLSSVLLFGACIEGVVLRDKFGDSVKGNLVVGTLAWPTPWVIVVGSFFSTCGAGLQSLTGAPRLLQAIAKDNIIPFLRVFGQGKANGEPTWALLLTALIAELGILIASLDLVAPILTMFFLMCYLFVNLACALQTLLRTPNWRPRFSYYHWSLSFLGMTICLALMFISSWYYAIIAMVIAGMIYKYIEYHGAEKEWGDGIRGLSLSAARYALLRLEEGPPHTKNWRPQLLVLLKLDEDAHVKSPRLLTFASQLKAGKGLTIVGTVVPGNFLQSYGEALAAEQTLKHLMDKERVKGFCQCIVAQKAREGISHMIQSSGLGGMKPNTVVMGWPHAWRQSEDPQSWKTFIHTVRVTTAAHLALLVPKNISLFPSNSEPCTDGYIDVWWIVHDGGMLMLLPFLLRQHKVWRKCGMRIFTVAQMEDNSIQMKKDLATFLYHLRIEAEVEVVEMHDSDISAYTYERTLMMEQRSQMLRQMRLSKSDRERERVRWSFDDVYLSPRYGGTGATKARTGNRQAQLVKDRNSMLRLTSIGSDEEDDTDAGERDRAVTGDGSSERHRRVQMTWTKEKTSQYRATHSGCSTPEGFRDMLSIRPDHSNVRRMHTAVKLNEVIVNKSHDARVVLLNMPGPPRNPDGDENYMEFLEVLTEGLERVLLVRGGGSEVITIYS, via the exons GGGATGGAAATTCCAAAATCGCCAGTGTGTATATCAACAACAGCCATGGTGTGGATGATGACGACTTCTATGACCGGAACCTGGCCTTGTTTGAG gagGAGATGGACACCCGGCCAAAAGTCTCTTCTCTGCTCAGTAGGCTGGCCAACTACACCAACCTGACGCAGGGGGCCAAGGAACACGAGGAGGCTGAGAGCATTGGCGAGAAGAAGAAAGCCAGCAAG TCTGCCCCCCCGCAGTCGCCACAGATGGGCACCTTCATGGGCGTGTACCTGCCGTGCCTCCAGAACATCTTCGGCGTCATCTTGTTCCTGCGTCTGACCTGGGTGGTGGGGACTGCTGGTGTGCTGCAGGGCCTCTGCATTGTCTTCATCTGCTGTTGCTGC ACACTGCTGACCGCCATATCGATGAGCGCCATCGCAACTAACGGAGTGGTTCCAG CTGGTGGCTCCTACTTCATGATCAGCCGCTCTCTGGGTCCAGAGTTTGGGGGTGCGGTGGGCCTGTGTTTTTACCTGGGCACCACCTTTGCTGGAGCCATGTACATCCTCGGCGCCATTGAGATCCTACTG ATGTACATTGCTCCTGATGCGGCCATCTTTGCTGCCAAGGGGTTGGAGGGCGAGGGTGCCGCCATGCTGAATAACATGCGTGTCTATGGCTCCGTCTGCCTCCTCCTCATGTCCCTGCTGGTCTTTGTGGGTGTCAAGTACGTCAACAAGCTGGCCTCCGTCTTCTTGGCCTGCGTCATTGTCTCAATCGTCTCCATCTATGTCGGGGCACTCGTTTCCGCTTTCAAGCCGCCCAACTTCCC GGTGTGTATGCTCGGAAACAGAACCATGAACGGTCACGATCTTGTCGATAACCAGTGTGCCAAAACTGTCCTGCTGCCAGACGAGAGGGAGGATGTCAACGTTACACTTCCCATCG CAGAACCCAACACCACCATCCTCTTGACTTTTGAACCCACCCTGACCCCCACATCCACTGTCACGGAGAAGACAACATACTTGTGGAGCCGCTTCTGCCAGAGCACAGAGCTCAACGCCACCTGTGACGATTACTTTAGCACCAACAACTTCTCCAGGATCAAAGGCATTCCCGGCCTGGCCAGCGGAATCATCGCAG ACAACTTGTGGAGCTCTTATCTCAGCAAAGGAGATGTAGTAGAGAAAAGCTCCTTGAGCTCTTCACGCGGGGCGCAATCGGCATCCACCCAGCAGCCGTACGTCTTTGCTGACATCACCACCTCCTTCACACTGCTGGTGGGAATCTTCTTCCCGTCCGTCACCG GAATCATGGCTGGTTCCAACCGGTCTGGGGACCTCAAAGATGCCCAGCGTTCCATACCCATCGGGACCATCCTTGCCATCCTCACCACCTCCGTTGTTT ACTTGAGTAGTGTTCTTTTGTTTGGCGCCTGCATTGAAGGTGTGGTTCTTCGAGACAA GTTCGGCGACTCGGTCAAAGGGAATCTGGTGGTAGGCACCCTCGCTTGGCCCACCCCCTGGGTCATTGTTGTGGGCTCCTTCTTCTCTACATGTGGCGCGGGCCTCCAGTCCCTGACGGGTGCTCCGAGACTTCTGCAGGCGATCGCCAAGGACAACATTATCCCCTTCCTTCGG GTATTTGGTCAGGGCAAAGCTAACGGTGAGCCCACGTGGGCGCTGCTCCTGACAGCTCTAATCGCTGAGCTGGGCATCCTCATTGCATCTCTGGATCTGGTGGCTCCCATCCTGACCAT GTTCTTCCTGATGTGCTATCTGTTTGTCAACCTGGCCTGTGCTCTCCAGACCCTCCTGAGGACGCCCAACTGGAGGCCACGCTTCTCCTACTACCACTG GAGCTTGTCGTTTTTGGGGATGACAATCTGCCTGGCGCTAATGTTCATCTCCTCGTGGTACTACGCAATCATTGCTATGGTGATCGCAGGCATGATCTACAAGTACATTGAGTATCACGG AGCAGAGAAAGAGTGGGGGGATGGGATCCGTGGCCTCTCGCTCAGTGCCGCTCGTTACGCCCTGCTTAGGTTGGAAGAAGGACCGCCGCACACAAAGAACTGGAG GCCTCAGCTGCTGGTCTTACTCAAGCTGGACGAAGATGCACACGTCAAGTCTCCTCGTCTGCTGACCTTTGCCAGCCAGCTGAAGGCGGGGAAAGGCCTGACTATCGTGGGCACCGTGGTTCCTGGCAACTTCCTGCAGAGCTACGGAGAGGCGCTGGCAGCAGAGCAG ACCCTGAAGCACCTGATGGACAAGGAGCGTGTGAAGGGCTTCTGCCAGTGCATCGTAGCACAGAAGGCACGTGAAGGCATCAGTCACATGATCCAGTCTAGCGGCCTGGGCGGGATGAAGCCCAACACCGTGGTGATGGGATGGCCTCACGCCTGGAGGCAGAGCGAGGACCCGCAGTCGTGGAAGACTTTTATCC ACACTGTACGTGTCACCACAGCCGCCCACCTGGCACTACTGGTGCCCAAAAACATCTCCCTGTTCCCCAGCAACAGCGAGCCATGCACAGACGGCTACATCGATGTGTGGTGGATCGTGCACGATGGCGGGATGCTGATGTTGCTGCCCTTTCTTCTGCGCCAGCACAAG GTGTGGCGCAAGTGTGGGATGCGGATCTTTACCGTGGCTCAGATGGAAGACAATTCCATCCAGATGAAGAAGGATCTAGCAACTTTCCTCTATCACCTACGCATTGAAGCGGAAGTGGAAGTTGTGGAGATG CATGACAGTGATATTAGTGCGTACACCTATGAGAGGACCCTCATGATGGAACAGAGATCCCAGATGCTCCGTCAGATGCGACTATCCAAATCGGACCGCGAGCGAGAG CGGGTTCGGTGGAGTTTTGATGAT GTGTATCTTTCCCCTAGGTATGGCGGAACTGGAGCCACCAAAGCCCGCACAGGAAACAGACAG GCTCAACTTGTCAAAGACCGGAACTCCATGTTGCGACTGACCAGTATTGGTTCGGATGAGGAAGATGACACAGATGCCGGTGAGCGGGACCGGGCGGTGACTGGCGACGGCTCCTCGGAGCGCCACCGCCGCGTTCAGATGACCTGGACCAAAGAGAAGACCTCACAGTACCGGGCCACACACTCGGGATGCTCCACGCCCGAGGGCTTCAGGGACATGCTCAGCATTCGGCC GGACCATTCCAATGTGAGGAGGATGCACACGGCTGTCAAGCTCAACGAGGTGATCGTAAACAAATCCCATGATGCCCGAGTTGTACTGCTCAACATGCCAGGACCGCCGAGGAACCCAGACGGAGATGAAAACT ACATGGAGTTCCTCGAAGTTCTAACTGAGGGTCTGGAGCGTGTCCTGCTGGTCCGAGGTGGAGGAAGTGAAGTCATCACCATCTACTCCTGA
- the LOC131125613 gene encoding solute carrier family 12 member 6-like isoform X5: protein MASVRFTVTPTKAEDLPGLPDTSPEISSRSGTHVRFGSRESVSRSEPPSDASGGVTTAAGGGGTETPDHVNMEQGDGNSKIASVYINNSHGVDDDDFYDRNLALFEEEMDTRPKVSSLLSRLANYTNLTQGAKEHEEAESIGEKKKASKSPQMGTFMGVYLPCLQNIFGVILFLRLTWVVGTAGVLQGLCIVFICCCCTLLTAISMSAIATNGVVPAGGSYFMISRSLGPEFGGAVGLCFYLGTTFAGAMYILGAIEILLMYIAPDAAIFAAKGLEGEGAAMLNNMRVYGSVCLLLMSLLVFVGVKYVNKLASVFLACVIVSIVSIYVGALVSAFKPPNFPVCMLGNRTMNGHDLVDNQCAKTVLLPDEREDVNVTLPIAEPNTTILLTFEPTLTPTSTVTEKTTYLWSRFCQSTELNATCDDYFSTNNFSRIKGIPGLASGIIADNLWSSYLSKGDVVEKSSLSSSRGAQSASTQQPYVFADITTSFTLLVGIFFPSVTGIMAGSNRSGDLKDAQRSIPIGTILAILTTSVVYLSSVLLFGACIEGVVLRDKFGDSVKGNLVVGTLAWPTPWVIVVGSFFSTCGAGLQSLTGAPRLLQAIAKDNIIPFLRVFGQGKANGEPTWALLLTALIAELGILIASLDLVAPILTMFFLMCYLFVNLACALQTLLRTPNWRPRFSYYHWSLSFLGMTICLALMFISSWYYAIIAMVIAGMIYKYIEYHGAEKEWGDGIRGLSLSAARYALLRLEEGPPHTKNWRPQLLVLLKLDEDAHVKSPRLLTFASQLKAGKGLTIVGTVVPGNFLQSYGEALAAEQTLKHLMDKERVKGFCQCIVAQKAREGISHMIQSSGLGGMKPNTVVMGWPHAWRQSEDPQSWKTFIHTVRVTTAAHLALLVPKNISLFPSNSEPCTDGYIDVWWIVHDGGMLMLLPFLLRQHKVWRKCGMRIFTVAQMEDNSIQMKKDLATFLYHLRIEAEVEVVEMHDSDISAYTYERTLMMEQRSQMLRQMRLSKSDRERERVRWSFDDAQLVKDRNSMLRLTSIGSDEEDDTDAGERDRAVTGDGSSERHRRVQMTWTKEKTSQYRATHSGCSTPEGFRDMLSIRPDHSNVRRMHTAVKLNEVIVNKSHDARVVLLNMPGPPRNPDGDENYMEFLEVLTEGLERVLLVRGGGSEVITIYS, encoded by the exons GGGATGGAAATTCCAAAATCGCCAGTGTGTATATCAACAACAGCCATGGTGTGGATGATGACGACTTCTATGACCGGAACCTGGCCTTGTTTGAG gagGAGATGGACACCCGGCCAAAAGTCTCTTCTCTGCTCAGTAGGCTGGCCAACTACACCAACCTGACGCAGGGGGCCAAGGAACACGAGGAGGCTGAGAGCATTGGCGAGAAGAAGAAAGCCAGCAAG TCGCCACAGATGGGCACCTTCATGGGCGTGTACCTGCCGTGCCTCCAGAACATCTTCGGCGTCATCTTGTTCCTGCGTCTGACCTGGGTGGTGGGGACTGCTGGTGTGCTGCAGGGCCTCTGCATTGTCTTCATCTGCTGTTGCTGC ACACTGCTGACCGCCATATCGATGAGCGCCATCGCAACTAACGGAGTGGTTCCAG CTGGTGGCTCCTACTTCATGATCAGCCGCTCTCTGGGTCCAGAGTTTGGGGGTGCGGTGGGCCTGTGTTTTTACCTGGGCACCACCTTTGCTGGAGCCATGTACATCCTCGGCGCCATTGAGATCCTACTG ATGTACATTGCTCCTGATGCGGCCATCTTTGCTGCCAAGGGGTTGGAGGGCGAGGGTGCCGCCATGCTGAATAACATGCGTGTCTATGGCTCCGTCTGCCTCCTCCTCATGTCCCTGCTGGTCTTTGTGGGTGTCAAGTACGTCAACAAGCTGGCCTCCGTCTTCTTGGCCTGCGTCATTGTCTCAATCGTCTCCATCTATGTCGGGGCACTCGTTTCCGCTTTCAAGCCGCCCAACTTCCC GGTGTGTATGCTCGGAAACAGAACCATGAACGGTCACGATCTTGTCGATAACCAGTGTGCCAAAACTGTCCTGCTGCCAGACGAGAGGGAGGATGTCAACGTTACACTTCCCATCG CAGAACCCAACACCACCATCCTCTTGACTTTTGAACCCACCCTGACCCCCACATCCACTGTCACGGAGAAGACAACATACTTGTGGAGCCGCTTCTGCCAGAGCACAGAGCTCAACGCCACCTGTGACGATTACTTTAGCACCAACAACTTCTCCAGGATCAAAGGCATTCCCGGCCTGGCCAGCGGAATCATCGCAG ACAACTTGTGGAGCTCTTATCTCAGCAAAGGAGATGTAGTAGAGAAAAGCTCCTTGAGCTCTTCACGCGGGGCGCAATCGGCATCCACCCAGCAGCCGTACGTCTTTGCTGACATCACCACCTCCTTCACACTGCTGGTGGGAATCTTCTTCCCGTCCGTCACCG GAATCATGGCTGGTTCCAACCGGTCTGGGGACCTCAAAGATGCCCAGCGTTCCATACCCATCGGGACCATCCTTGCCATCCTCACCACCTCCGTTGTTT ACTTGAGTAGTGTTCTTTTGTTTGGCGCCTGCATTGAAGGTGTGGTTCTTCGAGACAA GTTCGGCGACTCGGTCAAAGGGAATCTGGTGGTAGGCACCCTCGCTTGGCCCACCCCCTGGGTCATTGTTGTGGGCTCCTTCTTCTCTACATGTGGCGCGGGCCTCCAGTCCCTGACGGGTGCTCCGAGACTTCTGCAGGCGATCGCCAAGGACAACATTATCCCCTTCCTTCGG GTATTTGGTCAGGGCAAAGCTAACGGTGAGCCCACGTGGGCGCTGCTCCTGACAGCTCTAATCGCTGAGCTGGGCATCCTCATTGCATCTCTGGATCTGGTGGCTCCCATCCTGACCAT GTTCTTCCTGATGTGCTATCTGTTTGTCAACCTGGCCTGTGCTCTCCAGACCCTCCTGAGGACGCCCAACTGGAGGCCACGCTTCTCCTACTACCACTG GAGCTTGTCGTTTTTGGGGATGACAATCTGCCTGGCGCTAATGTTCATCTCCTCGTGGTACTACGCAATCATTGCTATGGTGATCGCAGGCATGATCTACAAGTACATTGAGTATCACGG AGCAGAGAAAGAGTGGGGGGATGGGATCCGTGGCCTCTCGCTCAGTGCCGCTCGTTACGCCCTGCTTAGGTTGGAAGAAGGACCGCCGCACACAAAGAACTGGAG GCCTCAGCTGCTGGTCTTACTCAAGCTGGACGAAGATGCACACGTCAAGTCTCCTCGTCTGCTGACCTTTGCCAGCCAGCTGAAGGCGGGGAAAGGCCTGACTATCGTGGGCACCGTGGTTCCTGGCAACTTCCTGCAGAGCTACGGAGAGGCGCTGGCAGCAGAGCAG ACCCTGAAGCACCTGATGGACAAGGAGCGTGTGAAGGGCTTCTGCCAGTGCATCGTAGCACAGAAGGCACGTGAAGGCATCAGTCACATGATCCAGTCTAGCGGCCTGGGCGGGATGAAGCCCAACACCGTGGTGATGGGATGGCCTCACGCCTGGAGGCAGAGCGAGGACCCGCAGTCGTGGAAGACTTTTATCC ACACTGTACGTGTCACCACAGCCGCCCACCTGGCACTACTGGTGCCCAAAAACATCTCCCTGTTCCCCAGCAACAGCGAGCCATGCACAGACGGCTACATCGATGTGTGGTGGATCGTGCACGATGGCGGGATGCTGATGTTGCTGCCCTTTCTTCTGCGCCAGCACAAG GTGTGGCGCAAGTGTGGGATGCGGATCTTTACCGTGGCTCAGATGGAAGACAATTCCATCCAGATGAAGAAGGATCTAGCAACTTTCCTCTATCACCTACGCATTGAAGCGGAAGTGGAAGTTGTGGAGATG CATGACAGTGATATTAGTGCGTACACCTATGAGAGGACCCTCATGATGGAACAGAGATCCCAGATGCTCCGTCAGATGCGACTATCCAAATCGGACCGCGAGCGAGAG CGGGTTCGGTGGAGTTTTGATGAT GCTCAACTTGTCAAAGACCGGAACTCCATGTTGCGACTGACCAGTATTGGTTCGGATGAGGAAGATGACACAGATGCCGGTGAGCGGGACCGGGCGGTGACTGGCGACGGCTCCTCGGAGCGCCACCGCCGCGTTCAGATGACCTGGACCAAAGAGAAGACCTCACAGTACCGGGCCACACACTCGGGATGCTCCACGCCCGAGGGCTTCAGGGACATGCTCAGCATTCGGCC GGACCATTCCAATGTGAGGAGGATGCACACGGCTGTCAAGCTCAACGAGGTGATCGTAAACAAATCCCATGATGCCCGAGTTGTACTGCTCAACATGCCAGGACCGCCGAGGAACCCAGACGGAGATGAAAACT ACATGGAGTTCCTCGAAGTTCTAACTGAGGGTCTGGAGCGTGTCCTGCTGGTCCGAGGTGGAGGAAGTGAAGTCATCACCATCTACTCCTGA
- the LOC131125613 gene encoding solute carrier family 12 member 6-like isoform X4: protein MASVRFTVTPTKAEDLPGLPDTSPEISSRSGTHVRFGSRESVSRSEPPSDASGGVTTAAGGGGTETPDHVNMEQGDGNSKIASVYINNSHGVDDDDFYDRNLALFEEEMDTRPKVSSLLSRLANYTNLTQGAKEHEEAESIGEKKKASKSAPPQSPQMGTFMGVYLPCLQNIFGVILFLRLTWVVGTAGVLQGLCIVFICCCCTLLTAISMSAIATNGVVPAGGSYFMISRSLGPEFGGAVGLCFYLGTTFAGAMYILGAIEILLMYIAPDAAIFAAKGLEGEGAAMLNNMRVYGSVCLLLMSLLVFVGVKYVNKLASVFLACVIVSIVSIYVGALVSAFKPPNFPVCMLGNRTMNGHDLVDNQCAKTVLLPDEREDVNVTLPIAEPNTTILLTFEPTLTPTSTVTEKTTYLWSRFCQSTELNATCDDYFSTNNFSRIKGIPGLASGIIADNLWSSYLSKGDVVEKSSLSSSRGAQSASTQQPYVFADITTSFTLLVGIFFPSVTGIMAGSNRSGDLKDAQRSIPIGTILAILTTSVVYLSSVLLFGACIEGVVLRDKFGDSVKGNLVVGTLAWPTPWVIVVGSFFSTCGAGLQSLTGAPRLLQAIAKDNIIPFLRVFGQGKANGEPTWALLLTALIAELGILIASLDLVAPILTMFFLMCYLFVNLACALQTLLRTPNWRPRFSYYHWSLSFLGMTICLALMFISSWYYAIIAMVIAGMIYKYIEYHGAEKEWGDGIRGLSLSAARYALLRLEEGPPHTKNWRPQLLVLLKLDEDAHVKSPRLLTFASQLKAGKGLTIVGTVVPGNFLQSYGEALAAEQTLKHLMDKERVKGFCQCIVAQKAREGISHMIQSSGLGGMKPNTVVMGWPHAWRQSEDPQSWKTFIHTVRVTTAAHLALLVPKNISLFPSNSEPCTDGYIDVWWIVHDGGMLMLLPFLLRQHKVWRKCGMRIFTVAQMEDNSIQMKKDLATFLYHLRIEAEVEVVEMHDSDISAYTYERTLMMEQRSQMLRQMRLSKSDRERERVRWSFDDAQLVKDRNSMLRLTSIGSDEEDDTDAGERDRAVTGDGSSERHRRVQMTWTKEKTSQYRATHSGCSTPEGFRDMLSIRPDHSNVRRMHTAVKLNEVIVNKSHDARVVLLNMPGPPRNPDGDENYMEFLEVLTEGLERVLLVRGGGSEVITIYS, encoded by the exons GGGATGGAAATTCCAAAATCGCCAGTGTGTATATCAACAACAGCCATGGTGTGGATGATGACGACTTCTATGACCGGAACCTGGCCTTGTTTGAG gagGAGATGGACACCCGGCCAAAAGTCTCTTCTCTGCTCAGTAGGCTGGCCAACTACACCAACCTGACGCAGGGGGCCAAGGAACACGAGGAGGCTGAGAGCATTGGCGAGAAGAAGAAAGCCAGCAAG TCTGCCCCCCCGCAGTCGCCACAGATGGGCACCTTCATGGGCGTGTACCTGCCGTGCCTCCAGAACATCTTCGGCGTCATCTTGTTCCTGCGTCTGACCTGGGTGGTGGGGACTGCTGGTGTGCTGCAGGGCCTCTGCATTGTCTTCATCTGCTGTTGCTGC ACACTGCTGACCGCCATATCGATGAGCGCCATCGCAACTAACGGAGTGGTTCCAG CTGGTGGCTCCTACTTCATGATCAGCCGCTCTCTGGGTCCAGAGTTTGGGGGTGCGGTGGGCCTGTGTTTTTACCTGGGCACCACCTTTGCTGGAGCCATGTACATCCTCGGCGCCATTGAGATCCTACTG ATGTACATTGCTCCTGATGCGGCCATCTTTGCTGCCAAGGGGTTGGAGGGCGAGGGTGCCGCCATGCTGAATAACATGCGTGTCTATGGCTCCGTCTGCCTCCTCCTCATGTCCCTGCTGGTCTTTGTGGGTGTCAAGTACGTCAACAAGCTGGCCTCCGTCTTCTTGGCCTGCGTCATTGTCTCAATCGTCTCCATCTATGTCGGGGCACTCGTTTCCGCTTTCAAGCCGCCCAACTTCCC GGTGTGTATGCTCGGAAACAGAACCATGAACGGTCACGATCTTGTCGATAACCAGTGTGCCAAAACTGTCCTGCTGCCAGACGAGAGGGAGGATGTCAACGTTACACTTCCCATCG CAGAACCCAACACCACCATCCTCTTGACTTTTGAACCCACCCTGACCCCCACATCCACTGTCACGGAGAAGACAACATACTTGTGGAGCCGCTTCTGCCAGAGCACAGAGCTCAACGCCACCTGTGACGATTACTTTAGCACCAACAACTTCTCCAGGATCAAAGGCATTCCCGGCCTGGCCAGCGGAATCATCGCAG ACAACTTGTGGAGCTCTTATCTCAGCAAAGGAGATGTAGTAGAGAAAAGCTCCTTGAGCTCTTCACGCGGGGCGCAATCGGCATCCACCCAGCAGCCGTACGTCTTTGCTGACATCACCACCTCCTTCACACTGCTGGTGGGAATCTTCTTCCCGTCCGTCACCG GAATCATGGCTGGTTCCAACCGGTCTGGGGACCTCAAAGATGCCCAGCGTTCCATACCCATCGGGACCATCCTTGCCATCCTCACCACCTCCGTTGTTT ACTTGAGTAGTGTTCTTTTGTTTGGCGCCTGCATTGAAGGTGTGGTTCTTCGAGACAA GTTCGGCGACTCGGTCAAAGGGAATCTGGTGGTAGGCACCCTCGCTTGGCCCACCCCCTGGGTCATTGTTGTGGGCTCCTTCTTCTCTACATGTGGCGCGGGCCTCCAGTCCCTGACGGGTGCTCCGAGACTTCTGCAGGCGATCGCCAAGGACAACATTATCCCCTTCCTTCGG GTATTTGGTCAGGGCAAAGCTAACGGTGAGCCCACGTGGGCGCTGCTCCTGACAGCTCTAATCGCTGAGCTGGGCATCCTCATTGCATCTCTGGATCTGGTGGCTCCCATCCTGACCAT GTTCTTCCTGATGTGCTATCTGTTTGTCAACCTGGCCTGTGCTCTCCAGACCCTCCTGAGGACGCCCAACTGGAGGCCACGCTTCTCCTACTACCACTG GAGCTTGTCGTTTTTGGGGATGACAATCTGCCTGGCGCTAATGTTCATCTCCTCGTGGTACTACGCAATCATTGCTATGGTGATCGCAGGCATGATCTACAAGTACATTGAGTATCACGG AGCAGAGAAAGAGTGGGGGGATGGGATCCGTGGCCTCTCGCTCAGTGCCGCTCGTTACGCCCTGCTTAGGTTGGAAGAAGGACCGCCGCACACAAAGAACTGGAG GCCTCAGCTGCTGGTCTTACTCAAGCTGGACGAAGATGCACACGTCAAGTCTCCTCGTCTGCTGACCTTTGCCAGCCAGCTGAAGGCGGGGAAAGGCCTGACTATCGTGGGCACCGTGGTTCCTGGCAACTTCCTGCAGAGCTACGGAGAGGCGCTGGCAGCAGAGCAG ACCCTGAAGCACCTGATGGACAAGGAGCGTGTGAAGGGCTTCTGCCAGTGCATCGTAGCACAGAAGGCACGTGAAGGCATCAGTCACATGATCCAGTCTAGCGGCCTGGGCGGGATGAAGCCCAACACCGTGGTGATGGGATGGCCTCACGCCTGGAGGCAGAGCGAGGACCCGCAGTCGTGGAAGACTTTTATCC ACACTGTACGTGTCACCACAGCCGCCCACCTGGCACTACTGGTGCCCAAAAACATCTCCCTGTTCCCCAGCAACAGCGAGCCATGCACAGACGGCTACATCGATGTGTGGTGGATCGTGCACGATGGCGGGATGCTGATGTTGCTGCCCTTTCTTCTGCGCCAGCACAAG GTGTGGCGCAAGTGTGGGATGCGGATCTTTACCGTGGCTCAGATGGAAGACAATTCCATCCAGATGAAGAAGGATCTAGCAACTTTCCTCTATCACCTACGCATTGAAGCGGAAGTGGAAGTTGTGGAGATG CATGACAGTGATATTAGTGCGTACACCTATGAGAGGACCCTCATGATGGAACAGAGATCCCAGATGCTCCGTCAGATGCGACTATCCAAATCGGACCGCGAGCGAGAG CGGGTTCGGTGGAGTTTTGATGAT GCTCAACTTGTCAAAGACCGGAACTCCATGTTGCGACTGACCAGTATTGGTTCGGATGAGGAAGATGACACAGATGCCGGTGAGCGGGACCGGGCGGTGACTGGCGACGGCTCCTCGGAGCGCCACCGCCGCGTTCAGATGACCTGGACCAAAGAGAAGACCTCACAGTACCGGGCCACACACTCGGGATGCTCCACGCCCGAGGGCTTCAGGGACATGCTCAGCATTCGGCC GGACCATTCCAATGTGAGGAGGATGCACACGGCTGTCAAGCTCAACGAGGTGATCGTAAACAAATCCCATGATGCCCGAGTTGTACTGCTCAACATGCCAGGACCGCCGAGGAACCCAGACGGAGATGAAAACT ACATGGAGTTCCTCGAAGTTCTAACTGAGGGTCTGGAGCGTGTCCTGCTGGTCCGAGGTGGAGGAAGTGAAGTCATCACCATCTACTCCTGA